In bacterium, the genomic window AACATGCCGACCCCCGCCGGGTTGAGGGAACGCTTCCGCCCGCGCATCAATCTAGGGATCCCACCGGCCGCGGACAACCGCGCCGGGACGGCAAAGGCCCGCCCCTCTCGCGGGGCGGGCCCGGCAACCGTCGCCGCCATGTCGCGACTAGTAGATGAAGGTCAGCGTCAACCGGTGCACGTAGCTCAAGGCCTGCATGTCGACCATGCTGTAGTCGAACAGGGCCTTGGCGTCCTTGCCCGTGTTGATGGCCACGCCGAAGCCCCAGGCCAGCTTGTCGCTGTCGTAGTTCAGGTTGTAGCCGACGCGCCCGTAGAGCAGCTCGCGCATGCTGTACTCGAAGCCCACGTTCGCCCGCTCGGCGTTGTCCGCCGGGTGCTGGAACTCCGCCGAGGCCAGGACCTTGTGGTCCTTGGTGTCGACGGCGAAGAAGCTGGCGCCGACCTTGAACGTCGTCGGCATCTTGGCCGGCAACTCGTCGAAGGTGATCTTGCCGCCCAGGTTCTGGATGACCATGCCCAGGCGGAGGTTGCGCACGCCGATGCGGTACAGGATGCCGAAGTCGAAGCCGGCGGAGTTGACGGCCTCCTCGGCCAGGCCCGCGTGCAGGTAGTTCAGGGTGAAGCCGGCGGAGAACTTGTCGGTCCAGAACCGGCTGTAGGAAAAGCCGAAGGCGACCGAGCCGGCATCGAAGGTCTCGCCGTTGCCCTCGGGGCGGTTGGCCGTGCGGACCGGCATCGGGTCCAGCCACAGCGAACGCACGGAGAAGCCGAAGGTGCCCGGCAGGACCTTGGGGTTCATGGCCAGGACGGCGGAGCTCAGGTTGATGTCCGCCGGCCACTCGACCTGGGACACCAGGAACTCGTTGCCGCGGACCTCGACCAGGCCGGCCGGGTTCCAGAAGACGGAACTGGCGTCGTCGGCCACGGCCGTGAACGCCGATCCCATGCCCGTCGCCCGGGCGCTGGTCCCGATCTGCAGGAACTGCGCGCCGAAGGTGCCCACCTTCTCGAAGAGTTCGGCCTGGGCGGCCGCGGGCAGGACCAGGGCGGCAAGGGCCAGGATCGCAATGCGTCTCATGGAAACCTCCAGAACCCTCTCGCGTCGGTAGCGGCCGTCCGGCTCCGCCGGACCGGCCGAGCGGTTAACGGATGACGACGAACTTGCCGATGAAATCCTCGAAGCGATCGTCATCGGACTGGACTGTGAACAGGTAGATCTCGCTCACGACCTCCTGGCCGTTGCGGCTGACCAGGTTCCAACTCGTCTCGCCGTACCCGCCCGTGCCGTCGTGCTCGATCGTCTCCACCAGGTCGCCGTCGAGGGTGAAGATCTTGACGGTGTTGTGGGCGCGGGGCAGGTTGGTGAAGTTGACGCGCACGCCGGTCGGGTCGTCCGCGTTCGGCGAGAACTGCTGGAACTCCGCGAGCGCCTCGCGCGTGGCGGGGTTCGGGTAGACGAAGATGTTGGCGCCGTCGCGCTCGCGCGCCTCGGCTGTCTGCGCGTTCGATCCGGGATTGGTGTTCGTGAAGGACGAGCCCGGATCGCCGGCCAGGCCGGCCCCGATCACCGTCATGGTGTTGTTCTCGTTGATCCGGATCGCGTGGTCGGACGCGGTCACGGAGTAGAAGTACAGGAACCCGTTGTGGACGGCCGGATCGATGTACTCGTAGAAGCTGAGCGCCAGCTTCGAGGTGTGCGTGGGCAGCAGCGCCTCGCGGCCCGTGACCATGAAGAAGGTGTCCAGGGCGGCCGGGTAGCCCTGCCAGGGCAGCAGGCCGGACAAGGCCGGGACCACGTCGCCCTCGCGGTCGAAGAGCGGGGGCCGAACCACGTAACGCCCCAGGGTGTCGGCGGCGACGACCTGCCGCATCGCCTCGGCGAGGCCCTCGAACCGGGGATCGTCGAGCACCCGCGGGCGGTAGCGGATCTGCTCCAGGCCGGTGTTGGTGCCCAGGGGCAGCGTGTCCACCACGGAGGTGCCGTCGCTGAGCTCGCGCGTGTTGATGTACGTGTTCACGTAGTCGTACTCGGCGATCAGCTGCCAGAGCCCGCTCTCGGGGCCGTTCTCGATCGACGAGCCGAAGGGCCGGTCCCAGTTGTCGGCGCGCCAGATGCGGTAGGACTCGAAGTCGATGCGGTTGGCGCGCACGTCGACCGTCGTCTCGCTGCGGTTGTCCCAGAAGACGTGCACCGCGCTGTCGGTCGGCCACAGCCGCACGCCCGGCGGCGGCGGCGCCATGCCGACCAGCCAATGGATCAGGGTCTCGTTGCCGTCGACGCCGGTGCAGCCGGTCCACGGCCCCGTGTCCTTGTTGCAGGTCCAGAGAGTCTCGATGAGGCGGTTCTCCCGCGTGCAGTAGTCGCCCGCCTGGCGCACGCACTCGAAGCAGTTGTCCATGTTGACGTAGATGCAGCCGTCCTCGTCGAGGTCGTCGCTCGTGATCAGCGGCTGCCCCAGCAGCCAGTCCTCCGCCACGCAGGTGGTGTCCATCAGGTCGGCCACGAAGGTGAACATGTCCTGGCCGTAATCGCGGATGCAGATCTTCTTCTCGCGGCCGAGGACGCCGGTCGAGTTGTCGCCGTCCAGGTTGAACGCGTTGCCGAGCCAGGTCTGCGTGGCTTCAGCGGCGTTCTGCAGCATGCCGTCGAGGCCGACGCCCACCACGGTCGCCACCTGGAACTGCAGGGTCTCGCCGGGCGGCAGCTCGGAGAAGGGGCCGGCCGAGATCAGGAAGCGGTAGTCGTTCTCCTTGCCGACGGTCGTGTCGTTGTCGAAGTTCTGCTCGCTGAGCAACTCGTAGCGCTCGGCGTCGTTGGAGGGGTCGCCGCCGCGGGCGTAGGGCTGGTTGCCCGAGAAGTGGTTGAAGCTGCGGAGGCCGACGCTCCGCGGCGCCCGACGGCCGGTCGGGTCGGTGTCGTGACCCAGGAAGACGATGCCGAAGTAGCCCGGGGTCTCCCCGTCGTCGCCGTCGCTGTCGAACATGAAGCCCACGGACACCGGCACATAGGAGTTGTCGCGGGCGCGCACGAGCTCGTTGCGGCTGCCGGCCATGTCGTCCTCGGCGCGGCCGGGGCGGGTGCGGGGGCCGATGTCGGCGTCGGCGAAGAAGCCGATGTACACGTCGTCGACCGAGGCCACGCCCACGTTCGTGACCTCGAACTCGAAGGCCACGAAATCGTCGGCGTCGTCGTTCTCCCAGGCGAAGGACTTCTGGACGATCTTCAGGTTGATCGGCGTGTGGTCGGGGAACTGCTCCCCCGCCAGGCGCGTGTTGTCGTACATCGTGCAGACCATCATCTGGTTGCCGACCTGCCCGAAGTCCTCCTCGAACTCGCCGTCCTCGTCGTCGTCGTAGCCGTTGAGCGTCTCCTCGTCGTAGAGGGGATCGCCGAAGGTCAAGGATTCGGGGTCGCGGTCGGTGTCGTCGTCGTCGTTGGCCCCCGATTCCGGCTGCCGCTTGCCGCTGGCGTTGGGGAAACCGGTGGGCCGCGTCACCACGCCGCCGATGGCCTCGTAGATCGTGTCGGCGATCTCGTTGCGGGCCCGGATCTCCGTCTCGTACTGGCCGGTCGAGACCAGCCGCTCGCCGAGGACCGCGCCGCCGACCCACAGGCCGGCCGCCCAGAGGTACTCCACGCCGGAACCGGCCGGCCACTGCGCCGAGGGCGCGTCGCACCAGCTGCAGGTGGCGGGCGTCTGCGAGCCGATGAGCCCGAAGTTCGAGATGTTCATGTGCAGTTCGCCGACGTTCATCACGAAGGAGCCGTCGGTGACGGCGGAGCCGTCGGGCACCGGCCCGGGATGGGCGCCGAACTGCTCGAGGTCCACCCAGGCCGCCGCCGGGGACGCGGACAGCAGGGCCGTCGCTACCAGCAGGGCCAGGCCGATCCGGGTGCCGGTGGCGCCCGTGCGGTCCGGTAGTCTGCGGCTGGAGATCATGGTCATTCCTTTCCCTCTGACAACCCCGTCCCTGCCCATCCCGGTCCTAGAACGTCCAGCCGAGGCCGACGCGGAACAGGCGGTGGTCCATGAAGACGCGCGGGTCGTTGATAGGGATGAACTCGTTGTAGTTGTCGCCGTTGGCATCCTGCAGATAGG contains:
- a CDS encoding PorV/PorQ family protein, with the translated sequence MRRIAILALAALVLPAAAQAELFEKVGTFGAQFLQIGTSARATGMGSAFTAVADDASSVFWNPAGLVEVRGNEFLVSQVEWPADINLSSAVLAMNPKVLPGTFGFSVRSLWLDPMPVRTANRPEGNGETFDAGSVAFGFSYSRFWTDKFSAGFTLNYLHAGLAEEAVNSAGFDFGILYRIGVRNLRLGMVIQNLGGKITFDELPAKMPTTFKVGASFFAVDTKDHKVLASAEFQHPADNAERANVGFEYSMRELLYGRVGYNLNYDSDKLAWGFGVAINTGKDAKALFDYSMVDMQALSYVHRLTLTFIY